TTCCGCTTCAACAGCCTCACTGCTGTCGACCCAAGCACGCTGGCCAACGGCATTCGTTTGATCCGCAGTGGCGGCGACGGGCTGTTCGGTCAGCCGAACGACCAGGTAATCACCCCCGGGTTTATCGGCATTGGCGATAACTCGCGCGAAGTGATCATGCGTTTTGCAGACACCCTGCCCGACGATGTCTATCGCATCGAAGTGGTAGGTGCTGGTGTCACCCCGCTCCGCGATACCGCTGGCAACCCGTTTAACAGCGGCGTGAACTACACGGTCAATTTCAATCTCGACCTCGGTGCCCAGGTCATCGCTGTGGTGCCACAGCCGATCGTTCGAACCGGCACCACCCTCACGCAGCGTCGCGATCAGATTGCCGTCTACTTCAACGACGACGATTTGCTGCAAGATGCACTCGCCTCGGGCCGCGCCACCAATCCGCAGCTCTATCGTTTGTACGCCACGCGCAACACGCTCGATCCGACCGACGATGTCGAGTTCCTGCCGTCGAGCGTGGTCTATAACCCTGCCACCGATTCGGTCACGCTGACATTCGCCAGCGACATCGATCAACTCCTGACGGGAACGCTCGTCACCAATCAGTTCGAAGATCAAGTGGGTGCTTTCCGTCTCCGTATCGGCACCACCGAAACGGCCCGTGGAACAACGCAAACCATTCGTCTGGGGACGGTCGATCCAGGTTCGAGTTTTGCAACCGCCTTGCCGATCGACGGCACACTGGTGGCTGGCACCCAAGGTGGCAGCGTGGCTTATTCGCAAGCCATTGAAGCTCAGCCGTACAACCTCGACTGGCCAGGTGGTAACGACGAACCAGGTCATCGCGACATCCCCACGCAGGGGCACGTTGCCGACGACGCCAACACCCAAGCGGGCGGTGCTCCGAATGCCGGTGACAACACCGATGGCATCACCACCGTTTACTACAACTTCAAGCAGCAGATTGGTGTGATCAATGGCGGCATTGGTGGTAGCCAACCAGCCTTCAACCTGATCTCGGAAAATCAAAAGGCGCGTGCTCGCGAAATCTTTGATCTCCTCAGCCGCTATGCCGGTGTACAGTTTGTCGAGTCGGAATCGCAAGGGCTGATTGTCGCCACGGGCGACATGCGCGCGGTCGGCACTCCGTCCGATGGCGTGGGTGGCACGATCGGCACGTTCGGTCTCAATGCATTCCTCGAACCTGTGGTGCTGCTCGATTCGGCCGAAAGCTGGAACGATCAGATCAGCACCATTCTCACGACCCTTCCCGGTCAAGAGAGCTGGTTCCAAGAGGCGATGCGCAACATCAACCTCTTCTTGGGTCTCGGCTCCAACGTCGAACTCCCTGGATTGCAAGCCCAAGGGGCCGATCTCTCGCTGCAAGGTTCGGCGCCACTGCCAGAACCTGTACTGCCAGGTGATGCTGACATTGTCCACTTGCAGCACCTCTACCGTCCCGAGAGCAAGGACATCGACCTCTATACGTTCACCGTACCTGCCGGTCAGTCGGGCCTGTTTACGGTAGAAACATTTGCCGAACGTCTCGCGAACTCGAGCACGCTCGACACGCATGTTGCGATCTACCGCGTGACTCCCACCGGCGAAATCGAAGTCATTGCTCGCAACGACGACTACTTCAGCAAAGATTCCTACGTCAACGTCAACCTCACTGCGGGCACCTACTACATCGGTGTTTCGGCCTCGGGTAACGACAAGTACGACGGCGACGTGGTCGATTCCGGCATGGGTGGAACGACGCAAGGGAAGTACGAAATCAAGTTCGACTTCCGCAAAACTCCTACGGGCACGCTTGTCGATTCGACCGGTGTTGCATTCGACGGCGACAACGATGGTTTGCCTGGTGGTGTGCACAACTTCTGGTTCCGCGCTGCATCGCCCATGCCGCAAGGGACCACGGTTGCCAACCGTCCTGCCAACGACGCCAGCCGCACGATTTTCGTCGACAAGCGTAACACGCAAACCAGCCAAAACGGCTCGATTCAAAATCCCTTCAGCAGCATTCCGAATGCGATTGCCGCCGCACGGCCGAACGACATCATTCGTATCGTGGGCAACGAAGGGACCGACAACGTCGATGATGGGCTGAACGACGTGCTGGCCTACCGCATCGGTTTCGACACGTTTGGCAATCCGCTTGCCGACGGTGCCAACCTGCAGGTGCCGAAGGGTGTAACGGTGATGATCGATGCCGGCGCTGTCTTCCAGATGCGTCGTTCGCAAATCAGCGTCGGTAGCACGGCTCCTTCGGTTTCGTCCGATCGCAGTGGTGGCGCGCTGCAAGTTCTGGGAACTCCGACCGACAACGTCTACTTCACCTCGTACAACGAGAATGGCAACGGCAGCATCGGTCTCGACCAGAACCCACTCAGCACAACCCCTGCTGCTGGCGACTGGGGTGGGATCTCGTTCCAAAACGACTTGGATCGCGCCGACGGCCGATTCAATTTCGAAGATAGCGGTATCTTCCTCAACCACGTGAACAACGCCGACATTCGCTACGGTGGTGGTCAGGTGATCGTCGATTCGGTCTCGGTGGTGGTAACCCCGATTTTCATCACCGACTCGCGCCCGACGATTTCTTACAACACCATCACGCGCAGCGCCGTGGCGGCAATGTCGGCCAACCCCGACAGCTTCGAGGAAACCAACTTCCAGGCGCCTAAGTACTGGACGAGCTACTCCGACGATCAATCGAGCAATCCAGGCATTGCTTCGCGCAGCTTCACGCTCGACTACAGCCGCGTCGGTCCCGACATCCAAGGGAACAAACTCCGCGTGCTCGAAGGCTCGATCGCCTACACCAACACGATCAACGGCCTGTTCATTCGCACGGGAACACCCGCTGGTGCCACAACGGAAGAGCTGACCGTTACGGGTCGTTTCGACGACACCGATATCGTCCATATTCTCCAGGAAAACCTGACGGTTCGTGGTCAAG
This window of the Pirellula staleyi DSM 6068 genome carries:
- a CDS encoding pre-peptidase C-terminal domain-containing protein gives rise to the protein MTTRRSQQVSAIKKSSKYRQFARDKARRLHLEQLEDRRVMATATPPVFILPNSGVLLNEGDTRNVAPKDLTFRFNSLTAVDPSTLANGIRLIRSGGDGLFGQPNDQVITPGFIGIGDNSREVIMRFADTLPDDVYRIEVVGAGVTPLRDTAGNPFNSGVNYTVNFNLDLGAQVIAVVPQPIVRTGTTLTQRRDQIAVYFNDDDLLQDALASGRATNPQLYRLYATRNTLDPTDDVEFLPSSVVYNPATDSVTLTFASDIDQLLTGTLVTNQFEDQVGAFRLRIGTTETARGTTQTIRLGTVDPGSSFATALPIDGTLVAGTQGGSVAYSQAIEAQPYNLDWPGGNDEPGHRDIPTQGHVADDANTQAGGAPNAGDNTDGITTVYYNFKQQIGVINGGIGGSQPAFNLISENQKARAREIFDLLSRYAGVQFVESESQGLIVATGDMRAVGTPSDGVGGTIGTFGLNAFLEPVVLLDSAESWNDQISTILTTLPGQESWFQEAMRNINLFLGLGSNVELPGLQAQGADLSLQGSAPLPEPVLPGDADIVHLQHLYRPESKDIDLYTFTVPAGQSGLFTVETFAERLANSSTLDTHVAIYRVTPTGEIEVIARNDDYFSKDSYVNVNLTAGTYYIGVSASGNDKYDGDVVDSGMGGTTQGKYEIKFDFRKTPTGTLVDSTGVAFDGDNDGLPGGVHNFWFRAASPMPQGTTVANRPANDASRTIFVDKRNTQTSQNGSIQNPFSSIPNAIAAARPNDIIRIVGNEGTDNVDDGLNDVLAYRIGFDTFGNPLADGANLQVPKGVTVMIDAGAVFQMRRSQISVGSTAPSVSSDRSGGALQVLGTPTDNVYFTSYNENGNGSIGLDQNPLSTTPAAGDWGGISFQNDLDRADGRFNFEDSGIFLNHVNNADIRYGGGQVIVDSVSVVVTPIFITDSRPTISYNTITRSAVAAMSANPDSFEETNFQAPKYWTSYSDDQSSNPGIASRSFTLDYSRVGPDIQGNKLRVLEGSIAYTNTINGLFIRTGTPAGATTEELTVTGRFDDTDIVHILQENLTVRGQAGGSFIEESFPPAALIIAAEEFVPAQISSATPGFTAGSQPEYKITYVDLLGNEGVASETFVTTQPTLEAGSFIRLTQLPVPTGNFVARNLYRRELSTGRYVLVDSIPASTTEYVDRNVPQPAEKSYLTVAAADDTVLPDTTNSTITQSAGGTYVAGTTVRYELRYVNATGQEGPPPQSWRSDSTSSDPWCIVPSVHRDHRQRSNHAQRFACHAEQPFVRRSTARLSGSA